One Huiozyma naganishii CBS 8797 chromosome 4, complete genome genomic region harbors:
- the MRPS16 gene encoding mitochondrial 37S ribosomal protein bS16m (similar to Saccharomyces cerevisiae MRPS16 (YPL013C); ancestral locus Anc_8.79), translating to MTCGLVRIRLARFGRRNNPLYNIVVTQSHKARDSRPIEVLGTYNPTPKRVSNSAVPIKEVNLDFTRAKYWIGVGAQPSDIVTRLFIKGGILPREDWASSKVRTSKVVSPLKELME from the coding sequence ATGACGTGTGGACTAGTGCGCATAAGACTGGCGAGGTTTGGCCGCCGGAACAATCCTCTGTACAATATCGTAGTCACACAGTCGCACAAGGCGAGAGACTCTCGTCCGATTGAAGTCCTCGGCACTTACAACCCAACACCAAAACGAGTGAGTAATAGTGCTGTTCCCATCAAGGAGGTGAATCTTGATTTTACGAGGGCGAAGTACTGGATCGGTGTGGGTGCTCAGCCGAGTGATATTGTCACAAGGTTGTTCATCAAGGGTGGGATACTTCCAAGGGAAGATTGGGCCTCTAGCAAAGTTAGAACGAGTAAAGTGGTAAGTCCGCTTAAAGAGCTGATGGAGTGA
- the CIP1 gene encoding Cip1p (similar to Saccharomyces cerevisiae YPL014W; ancestral locus Anc_8.80) — protein MKKFPSAETTGSSTKQSMIDLLQQQYFEPSQQLVDPRLSIGMVTPVSNGASSLASLMGAPTGPYFARDGDVNNGSTTSLASSINSDFGESAYSRMTNFNGASGATTSFTPQFTKLVNEIYQLVCSDPQVTPFDNCNPPSGVLDKVAKISLQQAEQREIQIGYERSNYLMTLVRHHLLSEVKKEQYLVRNCSASSISGPNVAPKQFTDLLGNTANIRPRSDTLERIQNLQSYQSVVNNGQFVMTPNEPDNGFGGQQTQLGSSINLANWNNSGPAQMPLFNRPASRTSSPLSGRVMHPTAQFNKKSNLK, from the coding sequence atgaagaaattccCAAGTGCTGAGACCACAGGATCCAGTACCAAACAGAGTATGATAGATTTGCTACAGCAACAATATTTTGAGCCATCGCAACAATTGGTGGACCCTCGGTTGTCCATTGGTATGGTGACACCCGTGAGCAACGGTGCTAGCTCACTGGCTTCCCTCATGGGGGCCCCCACCGGTCCTTACTTTGCCAGAGATGGCGACGTGAACAATGGTAGCACCACTTCATTGGCGAGTTCCATAAATTCAGATTTTGGTGAGTCCGCTTACTCGCGGATGACAAACTTTAACGGTGCATCAGGTGCCACGACCTCCTTCACTCCACAATTCACGAAATTGGTCAACGAGATATACCAACTGGTATGCTCGGACCCACAGGTTACTCCATTCGATAACTGCAACCCGCCATCTGGTGTGTTGGACAAAGTCGCCAAGATTTCTTTACAACAGGCTGAACAAAGAGAGATACAGATTGGCTATGAAAGGTCGAACTACTTGATGACTTTGGTGAGACACCATTTGCTCAGCgaggtgaagaaggagCAGTACCTGGTCCGGAACTGTTCCGCTTCCTCGATAAGTGGACCAAACGTGGCTCCAAAGCAGTTCACAGACTTGCTTGGGAACACGGCAAATATAAGACCCAGAAGCGATACATTGGAGAGGATACAGAATTTACAATCGTACCAAAGCGTGGTAAATAACGGTCAATTCGTAATGACGCCGAACGAACCTGATAACGGGTTTGGGGGGCAACAAACACAACTGGGTAGTAGCATAAATTTGGCCAATTGGAACAACTCAGGGCCGGCTCAAATGCCACTGTTCAATAGACCGGCAAGCAGGACATCCTCGCCGCTATCCGGTAGAGTCATGCACCCTACGGCCcagttcaacaaaaaatcaaaccTCAAGTAG